From the genome of Pseudomonas sp. WJP1:
TTGCCATCGAACGCGGCGACTTCTCGGTAGCGATTCCACATCTGCAGGGTACGCCCGACGAACTGATAACCGCCGGGGCCTTCCATGCCGTACACGCACATGTAGGCCCCACCGATGCCCACCGAATTTTCCGCGGTCCAGGTGCGGGCCGGGTTGTATTTGGTGGTCACCAGGCGATGGCGCGGATCGAGCGGGGTGGCGACCGGTGCGCCGAGGTAGACATCGCCCAGGCCCATCACCAGGTAGCTGGCGTCGAACACCGTGCGTTGCACTTCATCGAGGTTCGGCAGGTCGTTGATGCGGCGGATGAACTCCAGGTTGCTCGGGCACCAGGGGGCGTCCTTGCGCACGGTGGTCATGTATTTCTCGATGGCCAGCTGACAGGCCGGGTCGTCCCAGGACAGTGGCAAGTGGACGATGCGCGAGGGTACCTGCAGGTCTTTGGCGGCGCACACGGCGTCCCATTCGCCGGCGACGATGCCGAGCAGATCCGCCAGTGGCAGTTGCTCGGGTTGGTAGTGCACTTGCAGCGAGCGGATGCCTGGGGTGAGGTCGATCACGCCGTGCAGGTGTTTGCTTTCCAGGGCTTGCATGAGGGCGTGGGCGCGAAAGCGCAGGACGAGGTCGAGTTCGGGGGCGCCGATTTCCAGGAGCAGGTGTGTATCCCCCGACAGCCGTGCAACGAGCCGCGTGTCTCCCTGACCCAACTCCAAAACAACAGGCGACACAACCCCCTGTAGGAGTGAGCCTGCTCGCGATAGCGGTGTGTCAGTCACATAAACGTTGGCTCTGCTACCGTCATCGCGAGCAGGCTCACTCCTACAAAGGGAATTCCATTTCAAGGCGAGGTTGCGGGCGGTCTTGAGATCGACCGGTTGGAACTGCACCATGTCCCCGGCCTTGAGCTGCCCCAGCTGCCAAAGATCCGCCTCGATCACCGTCACCGGGCATACGAATCCGCCCAGGCTCGGGCCATCCGGCCCCAGGATCACCGGCATGTCGCCGGTGAAATCCACTGCGCCGATGGCGTACGGATTGTCGTGAATGTTCGACGGATGCAAACCTGCTTCACCCCCGTCAGCCCGCACCCATTCCGGTTTCGGTCCAATAAGACGCACACCGGTTCGGCTGGAGTTGAAATGCACTTCCCACTGGGTCGCGAAGAACGTGCCGATGTAGTTTTCGGTGAAGTATTCCGGTGCTCCATGGGGGCCGTAGATCACGCGTATTTGGCGTACGGCAGGCAACTCAGGAATTTCAGGCAGTTGCGCACCGACGCTCCGGTCGTTCAGCGTCGGCAGGTGCAACACATCACCCGCCCGCAAGGCACGGCCGCCGTGCCCGCCAAACTGGCCGAGGGTGAATGTGCTTTTGCTGCCCAGGTAATCCGGAACCTGCAAGCCACCACGCACGCACAGATAGCTGCGTGCGCCTGCACCGGCAATCGTGCCAAGGCTCAAGGTGGCACCGGCCGGAATCAACATCGCCGTGTTCATCGCCACGCTTTCGCCGTTCAACGCCAGCGCAATTACCGCGCCCGTGACGGCAACGACCGCGTCGCAGTTGAAGCGCAGCAACGGCCCGCTCATGGTGATTTCCAGCGCCGCAAAGCCTTCGTCATTGCCCAGCAACAGGTTACCCAGGCGTAACGCACGACTGTCCATCGGCCCCGATGGCGGCACGCCTACCGCCCAATAACCGAGGCGGCCGGGATAGTCCTGGACGCTGGTCTGGGTGCCGGCGCTGAGCACTTCGAAGGTATTGGCCTGATACACCAGGCCTTCCAGGCAACGGGTCCACGGCTGGCCGCTGGCGAAGGGCGCATCGAGCAGAATCTGCCGCAGGTAATCACGGTTGGTTTCCACCCCGTAGAGCAGGCTTTCGCCCAAGGCCTGGTGCAGATCGGCAGCCGCTTGTTCGCGGGTCGGTGCCCAACTGATGAGCTTGGCGATCATCGGATCGAAGTAGGGCGGGATCTCGCAGCCGGCCTCGACCCAGGTGTCGATCCGCAGTTGTTTGCCATCGGCGACGGGGAAATTCACCGCGGTGAGTAAGCCGGGGCTCGGTTGGAAATCCCGACCCGGATCTTCGGCATACAGTCGCGCCTGAATCGCATGGCCCTCGGCTTTCAAGCCTTGAGCCAACTCGCTCAACGGCGGCAGGTCACCGGCTGCCAGTTGCACCATCCAGCGCACCAGGTCGACGCCCCAGACTTGCTCGGTGACGCCGTGCTCCACCTGCAAACGGGTGTTCACTTCAAGGAAGTAGAACCGCCGGGCATCGCTGTCGAACACGAACTCGACGGTGCCGGCGCTGCGGTAATTCACCGCCTTGGCCAGTTTGATCGCTGCCTCGCACAGTTCATCGGCCATGCCCTCGGGCAGGTTCGGCGCCGGGGTTTCTTCGAGGACTTTCTGGTTGCGTCGCTGCACCGAGCAGTCGCGCACACCGAGGGCAATCACCTCGCCACGGCCGTCGCCAAATACCTGCACTTCCAGATGCCGGGCGCGCTGGATGTACTTCTCGATGAACACGCCGGCATCGCTGAAATTGTTCTGCCCCAGGCGCTTGACCGCTTCGAAGGACTCGCTCAATTCGGCCGCGCTACGGCACACCCGCATGCCGATGCCGCCACCGCCGGCGGTGCTTTTGAGCATCACCGGATAGCCGACTTGATCGCCGGCGATCAGTGCCGCTTCGAGGCTGTCGAGCAGTTCGGTGCCTTCGAGCATCGGCACGCCGTATTGCCGGGCCAGGGCGCGGGCGGTGTGCTTGAGGCCGAACACCCGCAGCTGCTCCGGGGTCGGGCCGATGAAGGCGATGTCGGCGGCTTCGCAGGCTTGGGCGAACGCGGCGTTTTCCGAGAGAAAACCGTAGCCGGGATGAATCGCGGTAGCGCCGGTGGCCTTGGCGATGGCGAGGACTTTGTCGACGGCAAGATAAGTGCCCGCCGCCGCGCCTTCACCCAGGCTGTGGGCTTCATCGGCTTGCAGGATGTGCAGGCTCGCGGCATCGGCTTCGGAGTACACGGCGACGCCTGCGACCTGCAGTTCGCGCAAGGTGCGCAGGATGCGACAGGCAATGGCGCCACGGTTGGCAATCAGGACTTTTTCGAACATGGCATAACCCCTGGAGGGGATGCGGGCCGTCCCGCAGTTTTTCGATGAGCGCCGGGGTCGTCCCCGACGGAAAAATCAGTTCTCTTGCGAACAACTCCGAACCTGTAGGAGCGGGCTTGCCCGCGATGGGGCCTTCACATTCAACATTGATGTTGACTGACACTTCGCTATCGCGGGCAAGCCCGCTCCCACAGGGATTAGTGGTGTTGTTGAGGTTTGAGGCACTGCCCTGAGCGGGCCTGGCACAGGGCGAACAGCCAGCGGCGTAAACGACTCAGTTCCATACCAGCAGCTCCGCAGGGGTCGGGTTGTAGGCGTTGCACGGGTTGTTCAGTTGCGGGCAGTTGGAGATCAGCACGATCACGTCCATCTCGGCGCGCAGGTCGACGTATTTGCCCGGTGCGGAAATCCCGTCTTCGAAGGTCAGCCCGCCGTCTGCCGTGACCGGTACGTTCATGAAGAAATTGATGTTCGGCCCGATGTCACCTTTGCCCAGGCGCCCGTCGTGAACGCAGGCGCGCAGGTAGTTGTCGCGGCAACTGTGCATGTAGCGTTTTTCCAGGGCGTAGCGCACGGTGTTGCTCTCTTGCGCGCAGGCGCCACCCAGGGTGTCGTGACGCCCGCAAGTGTCGGCGACGATCGTCAGCATCGGCTTGCCGAGGTTGGAATACAGCACGCTACCAGTGCTCAGGTACACGCTGTTCTGGCGGCGCAACGTGCGCTGCACGTCGTAGCGTTCCTTGGGGTTGGCGACGCTGTAGAACAGGGTGTCGACGGCCTGGTTGCCTTCCAGGTCGAGGATGCGCAGGGTCTGGCCGGCCTTGACCTCCATCAGCCAGGGTTCGCCGGCGGGGATGGTGGCGCGGTACACCGCTGCTTCTGGTTGCTTTGGAGATGTGGCGATTGCAAGTGACATGGCAGCGATCCTCAGGCGAACAGACGGTCGGTGTTGATGAAGCCGCGCTCGTTTTCCGGGCGCGAGGTGCGGCAGTGTTCGGCGACGCTGGGGTCGGCGTTCATCCAGCTGAGCTTCAGTGGTTTGGGCGCATATTCCGGCGCCGGATCCATCGGATGTTGCAGGGCGGTGAGCACCACCAGGGTGTCCATCGGCGCGTACAACTCGATGTAGTCGCCGGCCTTCGAGTTGCCCTCGACGAAATGAAAACGCCCGGCGTCGTCGACGTTCACCCGGCTGAACAAGTTGAGGGTCATCAGCAGGTCGGACAGGCCCAGCCCCCACTTGCCCAACTCCACCAGCAGGTTGTCGGTGCCGTTGCGAAAGAAGCCGTTGCGCAGTTCCTGATAACGGCCGGCGCCGTACTTTTGCGCCACTTCTTCAGCGCAGAGCACGCCGCCGAGGCTGTCGCTCCAGCCGCAGGTGTCGGCAGTGATGGCGGCCAGCACTCGACCCATGTCCGAGTACAGGCAATGGCCAGCGGTGAGCTTGGCCGTGTGTTGGCATTTGAGGCTGTCGGGCAGGTTCAGGCGTTCGGTTTTTTCGTTGGCATTGAGCAGCGTCAGGCTGACGTTGGCACCGCCGCGCAGGTCGGTCAGGCGCAGCAGTTGGCCGCGTTTGAGCACGAAGGAGCGGTGGCCGCCGCCGGGCAGCATTTCTTCGGCGAAGGGCGGGAACAGTTGGGTCGAATCAGTCATTTCAAAATTCCTCTAAGCAATACGAAGCGTGCCTGCCAATGGCGCCGGCAGGGCGTCGACGGCGGCACGCTGGGCGCGGCGGTCGCTGTTCAAAGGGATGTCGTAGGTGATGCGTGCGCCATAGGCGCCGGGGGCGTGCGGGTCGACGCGGACTTTGTCGAACACCAGCAAACGGGTGCCGAGGCTGAAGCCTTCGGACAGGTCATGGGTGACCATGAACACCGTCAATTGGGTCTCGCGCCACAGCTCCAGGAGCAAGGCGTGCATGTCTTTGCGGATGCCCGGATCGAGGGCGCCGAAGGGTTCATCGAGCAGCAATACCCGCGGCTTCATGATCAGCGCCTGGGCGATGGCGAGGCGTTGTTGCATGCCGCCGGAAAGTTGCGCCGGGTACTTGTCCAGCGAATGACCGAGGCCGACTTTGTGCAGCAGTACCGAGGCCTGTTCGCGGGCGTCTTTTTTGGCTTTGCCGAATAACCGGCCCAGTAGTGCTGAGCGCGGCAATTCAAGACCGAGGGCGACGTTGTCCAGCACGCTCAGGTGCGGGAACACCGAGTAGCGCTGGAACACCACGCCACGGCTGGCGTCCGGTTCCGCGGCCAGTGGTTGGCCATCGAGGATAATCTCACCGCGACTGGATTTTTCCTGGCCGAGCAACAACCGCAGGAAGGTCGATTTACCGCAACCGGAAGCGCCCACCAAGGTGCAGAACTCACCCTCGTTGACGTTCAGGTTCAGGCCTTCGAGCACCACCTGGTCGGCGTACTGCTGCCAGACATTTTTCACCGTGATGAAACTCATGCCCGTGCTCCTTCATACCAAGGGAATGCACGCTGAGTGAGACGCTTGAGCCCCCAATCCATCAGCCAGGCGAGCAAGGTGATCCACACCACGTACGGCAAGATCACGTCCATCGCCAGGTAGCGGCGCACCAGGAAAATCCGGTAGCCGAGGCCGTCGGTGGAGGCGATGGCTTCGGCGGCAATCAGGAACAGCCATGCCGAACCCAGCATCAGGCGCAGCGAGATCAGCAGGCGCGGCAGCAACTGCGGCAGGACCACCCGCAACATCAGGGTCCAGGTCGAGGCACCGAGGGTCTGGGCCTTGATCAGCAACTCCACGGGTATTTCCCGGGCGCGCTGTTCCAGGTCGCGGGCCAGGGCCGGGGTGATGCCGATCACGATCAGCATCACTTTCGACAATTCCCCCAGGCCGAAGACGATGAACAGGATCGGCAGGATCGCCAGCGGCGGCACCATCGATAGCACGGTCAGCAAGGGTGACAACGGCGCGCCGAACAACGGCAGGGTGCCGGCGGCGATGCCCAGGCACAGCCCGGCCAGCGCGCTGATGCCCAGGCCGATGGCCAAGCGTCGCAGGCTGGCGGCGCTGTCCTGCCACAGCAGGTATTCGCCGGTGCGGCTGTCGGCCACGAAGGCCAGGCGCTTGACCGCGTCGCTCATTTGCACGGCGCTGGGCAGCAGTTTGTCGTTGGGGTTGTCCGCCAGGCGCTCGGCCGAGCCCATGAAGTAGGCGAACAGCAGCAGGGCGAACGGCAGGATCACCAGCAACAGGCGACTGGGGCGATCCGGGTGGCGATTGATCAGGCGCATGGCCAAGTCCTCTGGTTACAACTTGGCGTCGGCAGCCATCTGCACGTAGCTGGGGTCGAAACGCAGCTTGAGGTTGCCCTTGTCGCCGCTGGTCACCCCGTTGGCGAAGGCCATGCCGACCGCGCTGGTGTCTTTGGCCCCTTCACCGAGCAAGCCGTGCTGGAAGGAAAACTCGGCGACCTTGCGCATGGTTTCCGGCAGTTGCTTGCTGGTGCTGAACGCCAGGGCTTCCTGAGGGGTGGCGAACAATTTGGTGGTGTCCAGTTGCGCCTGGAAACCGGCCAGATCGGTGCCCGAGGCCTTGGCCATGTGCTCCAGTGCGGCCTTGCCCGCGGCGTTTTTCGCGTTCATCAACTCGACCACTTCGAACCAGGCGCCGGTCAGTGCCTTGCCCAGGGCGGGGTTGTCTTTCAGGGTCTGGGAGTTGACCACCATCATGTCCATGATCTCGCCGGGGATCTGGCTGGAATTGAACACTTCGGTCACCCCGGGCTTGGCCTTGATGTCCGAAAGCATCGGGTTCCAGGTGGTGACGGCGCTGACCTGATCGGTGTTGAAGGCGGCTGAGATATCGGCGTCGGAGGTGTTGACCACTTTCAGGTCTTTCTCGGTCAGGTCCACCGAATCCAGGGCCCTGGCCAACAGGTAATGCGACACCGAGAGCTCGACCAGATTGACGTCCGCACCCTTGAGGTCGGCGACTTTCCTGCCTTCGCCCTTGAGCACGATGCCGTCGTTGCCGTTGGAGAAGTCGCTGACGATCAGCGCGGTGCTGTCGACGCCGCCAGCGGCCGGAATGGTCAGCGCATCCATGTTGGTCATGGTGCAGCCGTCGAACTGGCCGGCGGTGTACTGGTTGATCGATTCGACGTAGTCGTTGAGCTGCACCACATCGATCTTGATGCCGTACTTCTTCGCCCACTTGTCGACGATGCCTTGGCTACCGGCGTATTCCCAGGGCATCCAGCCGGCGTAGATCGTCCAGCAGACGCTGAAGTGGTCTTTTGGGGCGGCGTGGGACGAAAGGCTCACGAGGGCGGCGAAGGCAGCGGCGAGCAGGGCGGGTAAACGAGGCTGGGACATGGTGGTTCTCCAGTTGATCAAGGGCGGACAGGAAGGCAGCGGCACCGCGAACGGTGGCTTGTCTCCCGGGCTTTTGTCCCGCCGTGTAACCTCAACTGGAGGTCGCCAACTCTCGGACCAGTCACTCGCGCTTGCGAGCCGGAACCCTAGTCAGCCATTGCAAATTGTGGTGCCGCGAACCTGTGATGACTCCTGCACACCGTTGTTAAAGCGAGAGACGTGCCAAGTCGGCAGAAACGCTCTGGCCCGCGGGATTGGTGTTCTGGAGATGTAGGAGGGCAGCCTGCGCTTGCCTTGTGATGGTGCGCCACTGCACCGCAATGGGACGTGCCGGCCGCTGATCCGAAGGTTGCCGGGGCGGTGCACTTGGTCGGGGATAATGAGTCAAAACAGGTGACAGCCGGCGTGTACCGGTTGTGGGTCTTTCAGGAGGCCGCCATGTTTCGTCGATTGTTGCTCGGCTGTGTACTCGGTTTGGGCCTGGCCGGTTGTTATTACTATTCAGGTGGCTACGACGTCGCGTATCCCGCACCTTATTACTATCCCGGTTATTCGCCTTATTACTACTACGGCGGCCCGCGCTTCTATGGCGGTTATCGCTATTACTACTGGGGCGGTCACGCGCCACGTTATTACGGTGGTGGATATCGCCACGGGCACCACTAATCAGAGTGTGAATAGATGAAAAACCTTTCATCGGCGAGATGTTTCGGCGTGTTGCAAGAACGCACCAGATCTCGAATTCGATGTCTGATTTATCGACAGTCGCAGAATTTTTGACTGTCGCCTGCCAGCGTCGCTGGTGTGGCCCGCTCGCGGTCCAGGAGGCCGCTATGTATCGACGAATTCTTCTGATAGCCGTGTTGGGTTTGTCACTGGGTGGATGCGTAGCTTATTCCGATGGAGGCGGTTACTACGGTTCCGAGGTCTATTCATCGCCAGCTCCTTACTACGCCGGCGGCAACTCCTACTACTACAACGGCGGCGGTTATTACACGCCACCTCGCCGGTACTACGCGCCGCCTGCCAGGTATTATCAGCCGACGCCGCGCTATTACCACCAGCCGCGGGTTTATCAACCGGCGCCGCGCTACTACCAGCCGGCTCCCCGTTACTATCAGTCCCGGCCGGACTACAGGGTGCATCAGAACCAGGGTTGGGACGGTCGTAATCGTGGCGGCTGGGACAATGACCATCGTCGTGGCCGAAACGACAATCACGATCGTAGAGGTGGCCGCAATGGCCGCGGCGATCACGACGGCCGGGGTAATCACCGTTAGTCCGGTTTGAACGCCATTTCTGTGGGAGTCATCAGGCTCCCACAGTTGTTCAGTATTCCGACAAGTCCGCCAATGGATGCCGACCTTCCCAGGTTTTATGGAAATGCGCCTCCACCACCGCATCCGGCACGGTGTTGACGTCCGGCCAGTGCCAGTGCGGCTTCTGATCCTTGTCGATCAACCGCGCACGCACCCCTTCGCTGAATTCCGGATGACGACAGCAGTTGAGGCTCAGTGTGTATTCCATCTGGAAGACTTGCGCCAGTGACAGGTGCCGGGCACGTTTGATCTGCTCCCAGACAAGATGAGCGGTCAGCGGCGAGCCCTCGCTCATGGTCCGCGCAGCGCGGTTGAGCAGCAGGTCGGTGTGATCGCGCAGCGTGCCAATGGCCTTCCAGGCGCAACGCACATCACTGACATCCAGCAGTTCATCGATCTGCTCGCGGCGCGGCAGCCACTGGGCCTGGGGCATTTGCGCAACGGCTTTCTGCTGCAAGGCCTTGAGCAGGCTGTTGAGCTGCATCGGCGTCTGCTCCTGCCAATTCAACTGCAGCAGGCCTTCGATCAGGTCTTCCTGTTGTTCGTCGAGCAGGAAGCGGTCGGCCAGGTCCAGATCGATCGCATCACGACCGTTCATATGGGCACCGGTCAGGCCGAGAAACAAGCCGAGCTTGCCCGGCAGGCGCGACAGAAACCAACTTGCGCCCACGTCCGGATACAGGCCGATACTGATCTCCGGCATCGCCAGGCGACTGCTCGGCGTGACGATGCGAATGCTTGCCCCCTGCAACAGGCCCATGCCGCCGCCGAGCACATAGCCGTGGCCCCAGCAAATCAACGGTTTGGGATAGGTGTGCAGGCTGAAGTCCAGGCGATATTCCGAGTTGAAGAAGTGCGCGGCCAGCGTCGGCACTTCACCCGGGTGGGCACGACAGGCCTCGACCAGGCTGCGCACCTCACCGCCGGCGCAGAAAGCCTTGATGCCCTTGCCGCGCAGCAGGACGCAAACAATTTGCGGTTCCTTGGCCCAGGCGTCCAACCGGTCGCGCAGGGCGTTGATCATCGGCAGGGACAGGGCGTTCAACGATTTTTCCGCATCCAGGGTGGCAATGCCGATGCGGGCGCCGTCCGTGCCGGTGAGTTCTTCGAAGTGCAGATTCATCGTGACCTCGCTCGGGAATTTGAGGGTTAAGTATGATCGCTGTGGGGGAAAGTGCCGGATCGGCGTCAGATCAATTGACAAGCGTGATGGGCTTTCCTAGGGTTCGCCCCATTGTTTTTGCCGGATGTAACCATGACTGCTGACGACCGTATCAAACTCGAACCGAGCTGGAAGGAGGCACTGCGTGCCGAATTCGACCAGCCCTACATGGCAGAGTTGCGAAAGTTTCTCCAGGACGAGCGGGCGGCGGGCAAGGAAATCTATCCGCCGGGCCCGATGATCTTCAACGCGC
Proteins encoded in this window:
- the uca gene encoding urea carboxylase; translated protein: MFEKVLIANRGAIACRILRTLRELQVAGVAVYSEADAASLHILQADEAHSLGEGAAAGTYLAVDKVLAIAKATGATAIHPGYGFLSENAAFAQACEAADIAFIGPTPEQLRVFGLKHTARALARQYGVPMLEGTELLDSLEAALIAGDQVGYPVMLKSTAGGGGIGMRVCRSAAELSESFEAVKRLGQNNFSDAGVFIEKYIQRARHLEVQVFGDGRGEVIALGVRDCSVQRRNQKVLEETPAPNLPEGMADELCEAAIKLAKAVNYRSAGTVEFVFDSDARRFYFLEVNTRLQVEHGVTEQVWGVDLVRWMVQLAAGDLPPLSELAQGLKAEGHAIQARLYAEDPGRDFQPSPGLLTAVNFPVADGKQLRIDTWVEAGCEIPPYFDPMIAKLISWAPTREQAAADLHQALGESLLYGVETNRDYLRQILLDAPFASGQPWTRCLEGLVYQANTFEVLSAGTQTSVQDYPGRLGYWAVGVPPSGPMDSRALRLGNLLLGNDEGFAALEITMSGPLLRFNCDAVVAVTGAVIALALNGESVAMNTAMLIPAGATLSLGTIAGAGARSYLCVRGGLQVPDYLGSKSTFTLGQFGGHGGRALRAGDVLHLPTLNDRSVGAQLPEIPELPAVRQIRVIYGPHGAPEYFTENYIGTFFATQWEVHFNSSRTGVRLIGPKPEWVRADGGEAGLHPSNIHDNPYAIGAVDFTGDMPVILGPDGPSLGGFVCPVTVIEADLWQLGQLKAGDMVQFQPVDLKTARNLALKWNSLCRSEPARDDGSRANVYVTDTPLSRAGSLLQGVVSPVVLELGQGDTRLVARLSGDTHLLLEIGAPELDLVLRFRAHALMQALESKHLHGVIDLTPGIRSLQVHYQPEQLPLADLLGIVAGEWDAVCAAKDLQVPSRIVHLPLSWDDPACQLAIEKYMTTVRKDAPWCPSNLEFIRRINDLPNLDEVQRTVFDASYLVMGLGDVYLGAPVATPLDPRHRLVTTKYNPARTWTAENSVGIGGAYMCVYGMEGPGGYQFVGRTLQMWNRYREVAAFDGKPWLLRFFDQIRFYPVSADELLRIRRDFPLGRFPLNIEHSQLNLADYQAFLAQEAQGINAFRDQQKGAFNAERERWIASGQAHFDSEELAPEVTEDAPLASGQQSVDSHIAGNLWQVQVQAGNRVEAGDVLVILESMKMEIPLLAPMAGVVREIRVQPGSAVRAGQRVVVLELD
- a CDS encoding urea amidolyase associated protein UAAP2; this encodes MSLAIATSPKQPEAAVYRATIPAGEPWLMEVKAGQTLRILDLEGNQAVDTLFYSVANPKERYDVQRTLRRQNSVYLSTGSVLYSNLGKPMLTIVADTCGRHDTLGGACAQESNTVRYALEKRYMHSCRDNYLRACVHDGRLGKGDIGPNINFFMNVPVTADGGLTFEDGISAPGKYVDLRAEMDVIVLISNCPQLNNPCNAYNPTPAELLVWN
- a CDS encoding urea amidolyase associated protein UAAP1; the protein is MTDSTQLFPPFAEEMLPGGGHRSFVLKRGQLLRLTDLRGGANVSLTLLNANEKTERLNLPDSLKCQHTAKLTAGHCLYSDMGRVLAAITADTCGWSDSLGGVLCAEEVAQKYGAGRYQELRNGFFRNGTDNLLVELGKWGLGLSDLLMTLNLFSRVNVDDAGRFHFVEGNSKAGDYIELYAPMDTLVVLTALQHPMDPAPEYAPKPLKLSWMNADPSVAEHCRTSRPENERGFINTDRLFA
- a CDS encoding ABC transporter ATP-binding protein, with translation MSFITVKNVWQQYADQVVLEGLNLNVNEGEFCTLVGASGCGKSTFLRLLLGQEKSSRGEIILDGQPLAAEPDASRGVVFQRYSVFPHLSVLDNVALGLELPRSALLGRLFGKAKKDAREQASVLLHKVGLGHSLDKYPAQLSGGMQQRLAIAQALIMKPRVLLLDEPFGALDPGIRKDMHALLLELWRETQLTVFMVTHDLSEGFSLGTRLLVFDKVRVDPHAPGAYGARITYDIPLNSDRRAQRAAVDALPAPLAGTLRIA
- a CDS encoding ABC transporter permease, whose protein sequence is MRLINRHPDRPSRLLLVILPFALLLFAYFMGSAERLADNPNDKLLPSAVQMSDAVKRLAFVADSRTGEYLLWQDSAASLRRLAIGLGISALAGLCLGIAAGTLPLFGAPLSPLLTVLSMVPPLAILPILFIVFGLGELSKVMLIVIGITPALARDLEQRAREIPVELLIKAQTLGASTWTLMLRVVLPQLLPRLLISLRLMLGSAWLFLIAAEAIASTDGLGYRIFLVRRYLAMDVILPYVVWITLLAWLMDWGLKRLTQRAFPWYEGARA
- a CDS encoding putative urea ABC transporter substrate-binding protein, whose product is MSQPRLPALLAAAFAALVSLSSHAAPKDHFSVCWTIYAGWMPWEYAGSQGIVDKWAKKYGIKIDVVQLNDYVESINQYTAGQFDGCTMTNMDALTIPAAGGVDSTALIVSDFSNGNDGIVLKGEGRKVADLKGADVNLVELSVSHYLLARALDSVDLTEKDLKVVNTSDADISAAFNTDQVSAVTTWNPMLSDIKAKPGVTEVFNSSQIPGEIMDMMVVNSQTLKDNPALGKALTGAWFEVVELMNAKNAAGKAALEHMAKASGTDLAGFQAQLDTTKLFATPQEALAFSTSKQLPETMRKVAEFSFQHGLLGEGAKDTSAVGMAFANGVTSGDKGNLKLRFDPSYVQMAADAKL
- a CDS encoding enoyl-CoA hydratase/isomerase family protein, whose translation is MNLHFEELTGTDGARIGIATLDAEKSLNALSLPMINALRDRLDAWAKEPQIVCVLLRGKGIKAFCAGGEVRSLVEACRAHPGEVPTLAAHFFNSEYRLDFSLHTYPKPLICWGHGYVLGGGMGLLQGASIRIVTPSSRLAMPEISIGLYPDVGASWFLSRLPGKLGLFLGLTGAHMNGRDAIDLDLADRFLLDEQQEDLIEGLLQLNWQEQTPMQLNSLLKALQQKAVAQMPQAQWLPRREQIDELLDVSDVRCAWKAIGTLRDHTDLLLNRAARTMSEGSPLTAHLVWEQIKRARHLSLAQVFQMEYTLSLNCCRHPEFSEGVRARLIDKDQKPHWHWPDVNTVPDAVVEAHFHKTWEGRHPLADLSEY